The following are from one region of the Yoonia sp. R2331 genome:
- the rplL gene encoding 50S ribosomal protein L7/L12 produces MADLKKLAEEIVGLTLLEAQELKTILKDEYGIEPAAGGAVMMAGPADGGGDAAAEKTEFDVVLKNAGAQKINVIKEVRGITGLGLKEAKDLVEAGGKIKEGVDKAEAEDIKGKLEAAGAEVELA; encoded by the coding sequence ATGGCTGATCTGAAGAAACTGGCGGAAGAGATTGTTGGTCTGACCCTTCTCGAAGCACAAGAACTGAAAACCATCCTCAAGGACGAGTATGGCATCGAGCCCGCCGCTGGCGGCGCAGTGATGATGGCTGGCCCCGCTGATGGCGGCGGTGACGCTGCTGCGGAAAAGACAGAATTTGACGTGGTCCTGAAGAACGCAGGCGCACAGAAAATCAACGTCATCAAAGAAGTCCGCGGCATCACAGGTCTCGGCCTGAAAGAAGCCAAAGACCTGGTCGAAGCCGGTGGCAAGATCAAAGAAGGTGTCGACAAGGCAGAAGCCGAAGACATCAAAGGCAAGCTGGAAGCAGCTGGCGCCGAGGTCGAACTGGCCTAA
- a CDS encoding glycosyltransferase translates to MRYLFLCPDSRSASGGVAVIYNTVKVLIDAGYDAQLVHNAPDAGHPDYLIDIPICYTPQVHKIARRWAGRRHRLMGALTDLMPKARPAKALPLLQLAPSDVIVVPEFLTAEALLAFPDNRVIVYAQNPFAYLRSHARAVEAGVDPVARVSWFLGISDVNRDAYDLVGASPTSYFTVNPELQLFPFQKDKKPLISYMPRKRPEEAIFIDRALRRRGLIGDYDLVAIDGMTRAEVAEVLKDTRIFISLLRTEALGFPAAEAMAAGCITVGYTGLGTREYFDETTGIEVTEGDTFGVVKAVEAAVAEYAQSPDRLDAMRAHASKRIHDNYNATTFQTQLRAAWQEIDQTLNAV, encoded by the coding sequence GTGCGATACCTTTTTCTGTGCCCCGATTCACGCAGCGCCTCCGGCGGGGTTGCCGTCATCTACAACACCGTGAAGGTCCTGATTGATGCAGGATATGACGCGCAACTCGTGCATAACGCGCCTGATGCAGGTCATCCTGATTATCTGATCGACATTCCCATTTGCTATACGCCACAGGTGCACAAGATCGCGCGCCGCTGGGCCGGTCGGCGGCACCGCCTGATGGGCGCGCTGACCGATCTGATGCCCAAAGCCCGACCCGCTAAGGCGTTGCCACTGCTGCAATTGGCACCAAGCGACGTGATCGTTGTGCCAGAGTTTCTGACGGCCGAGGCGCTGCTGGCCTTTCCCGACAACCGCGTGATCGTCTATGCGCAGAACCCCTTTGCCTATCTGCGGTCTCATGCGCGCGCAGTTGAGGCGGGCGTTGATCCGGTTGCACGGGTCAGCTGGTTCCTGGGCATTTCCGATGTGAACCGCGATGCCTATGATCTGGTCGGGGCCAGCCCCACATCCTATTTCACCGTCAATCCCGAATTGCAGCTGTTTCCGTTCCAAAAGGACAAGAAACCGCTGATCTCTTACATGCCGCGCAAGCGCCCGGAAGAGGCAATTTTCATCGACCGTGCCCTGCGCCGCCGTGGTCTGATCGGCGATTACGATCTGGTGGCGATTGACGGCATGACCCGCGCCGAAGTGGCAGAGGTGCTGAAAGACACGCGCATCTTCATATCGCTCTTGCGGACCGAGGCGCTGGGTTTCCCCGCAGCAGAGGCGATGGCGGCAGGCTGTATCACCGTCGGTTATACCGGGCTCGGGACGCGCGAGTATTTTGATGAGACGACTGGCATCGAAGTGACCGAAGGCGACACCTTTGGCGTTGTCAAAGCGGTTGAGGCTGCGGTGGCCGAATATGCGCAATCGCCGGATCGGCTGGATGCCATGCGCGCCCATGCCTCTAAGCGGATTCACGACAATTACAACGCCACGACGTTCCAAACGCAGCTGCGAGCAGCGTGGCAGGAAATCGATCAAACTCTAAACGCAGTTTAG
- the rpoB gene encoding DNA-directed RNA polymerase subunit beta, translating to MASTFLGQKRLRKYYGKIREVLEMPNLIEVQKSSYDLFLRSGDSDTPLDGEGIKGVFQSVFPIKDFNETAVLEFVKYELEKPKYDVEECQQRDMTYSAPLKVTLRLIVFDVDEDTGAKSVKDIKEQDVFMGDMPLMTPNGTFIVNGTERVIVSQMHRSPGVFFDHDKGKTHSSGKLLFACRIIPYRGSWLDFEFDAKDLVFARIDRRRKLPVTTLLYALGLDQEGIMDAYYDTVDYKLDKKGKAWTTKFFPDRVRGTRPAMDLVDAKTGEVIAKAGEKVTPRSVKKLIDEGKVTDLLVPYDSIVGKFAARDIINEENGAIYVEAGDELTLEMDKDGEVIGGTLKELVDAGIKTIPVLDIDNVNVGAYMRNTMANDKNMNRETALMDIYRVMRPGEPPTVDAASALFDTLFFDSERYDLSAVGRVKMNMRLDLDAEDTMRTLRKEDIVACIKALVELRDGKGDVDDIDHLGNRRVRSVGELMENQYRVGLLRMERAIKERMSSVEIDTVMPQDLINAKPAAAAVREFFGSSQLSQFMDQTNPLSEVTHKRRLSALGPGGLTRERAGFEVRDVHPTHYGRMCPIETPEGPNIGLINSLATFARVNKYGFIETPYRKVENGTVTDEVSYMSATEEMRHTVAQANANLDENGSFKNELVSTRMNGDYTLASRDTVDLIDVSPKQLVSVAASLIPFLENDDANRALMGSNMQRQAVPLLQAEAPLVGTGIEEVVARDSGAAIMAKRAGIIDQVDASRIVVRATADLEVGDPGVDIYRMRKFQRSNQNTCINQRPLVKVGDTVQKGEVIADGPSTDMGELALGKNVVVAFMPWNGYNYEDSILISERIVRDDVFTSIHIEEFEVAARDTKLGPEEITRDIPNVGEEALRNLDEAGIVYIGAEVGPADILVGKITPKGESPMTPEEKLLRAIFGEKASDVRDTSLRLPPGDFGTIVEVRVFNRHGVEKDERALQIEREEVERLARDRDDELVILDRNIYARLKGMILGKTAVKGPKGFKANSEITEEVLEELSKGQWWQLALKDEADAQVVEALNEQYEAQKRTLDARFEDKVEKVRRGDDLPPGVMKMVKVFVAVKRKLQPGDKMAGRHGNKGVISKVVPMEDMPFLADGTPVDFCLNPLGVPSRMNVGQILETHMGWAARGLGLEIDEALGEYRRSGDLTPVREAMKIAYGDDVYSEGLEGMDEDHLVEAAGNVTRGVPIATPVFDGAKEGDVNDALVRAGFSTSGQSILFDGRTGEQFSRPVTVGVKYLLKLHHLVDDKIHARSTGPYSLVTQQPLGGKAQFGGQRFGEMEVWALEAYGAAYTLQEMLTVKSDDVAGRTKVYESIVKGEDNFEAGVPESFNVLVKEVRGLGLNMELLDAEDGE from the coding sequence ATGGCTTCAACCTTCCTTGGTCAGAAACGTCTGCGCAAATACTACGGTAAAATTCGCGAAGTCCTTGAAATGCCGAACCTTATCGAGGTTCAAAAATCATCCTACGATCTGTTCCTGCGCTCTGGCGACAGTGACACGCCGCTTGACGGCGAAGGCATCAAGGGTGTGTTCCAATCGGTATTCCCGATTAAGGACTTCAATGAAACCGCCGTGCTTGAATTCGTCAAGTACGAGTTGGAAAAGCCCAAGTACGATGTTGAGGAATGTCAGCAGCGCGACATGACCTACAGCGCACCGCTCAAGGTCACACTACGTCTGATCGTCTTTGATGTGGACGAAGACACCGGTGCCAAATCGGTCAAGGATATCAAGGAACAAGACGTGTTCATGGGCGACATGCCCCTGATGACGCCCAACGGGACGTTCATCGTGAACGGCACAGAGCGTGTGATCGTGTCCCAGATGCACCGCTCACCCGGCGTGTTCTTTGACCACGACAAGGGTAAGACTCATTCTTCGGGCAAGCTGTTGTTCGCCTGCCGGATTATCCCATACCGTGGCTCCTGGCTCGACTTTGAATTTGACGCCAAGGACCTTGTTTTCGCGCGGATCGACCGCCGTCGTAAGTTGCCTGTCACCACGCTGCTTTATGCGCTGGGCCTCGACCAGGAAGGCATCATGGATGCCTACTATGACACCGTCGACTACAAGCTCGACAAAAAGGGCAAAGCCTGGACCACCAAGTTCTTCCCTGATCGCGTACGCGGCACCCGTCCGGCGATGGATCTGGTTGACGCCAAAACCGGTGAAGTGATTGCCAAAGCAGGTGAGAAAGTCACCCCGCGTTCGGTCAAGAAACTGATCGACGAAGGCAAGGTCACTGACCTGCTGGTCCCCTATGACAGCATCGTCGGCAAATTTGCCGCGCGTGACATCATCAACGAAGAAAACGGCGCGATCTATGTCGAAGCCGGTGATGAGCTGACGCTGGAAATGGACAAGGACGGCGAAGTGATCGGCGGCACGCTGAAAGAACTCGTCGATGCGGGCATCAAGACGATCCCCGTGCTGGACATCGATAACGTCAACGTCGGCGCCTACATGCGCAACACGATGGCCAACGACAAGAACATGAACCGCGAAACTGCGCTCATGGACATTTACCGCGTCATGCGCCCGGGCGAGCCGCCCACCGTTGATGCGGCCTCGGCCCTGTTTGATACGCTGTTCTTCGATTCCGAACGCTATGACCTCTCGGCCGTTGGCCGGGTCAAAATGAACATGCGTCTCGATCTGGATGCCGAAGACACCATGCGCACCCTGCGCAAGGAAGACATCGTCGCCTGTATCAAGGCGCTGGTCGAACTGCGTGACGGCAAAGGCGATGTGGACGACATCGACCACCTCGGCAACCGTCGTGTGCGGTCCGTGGGCGAGCTGATGGAAAATCAGTACCGCGTCGGCCTGTTGCGGATGGAACGCGCGATCAAGGAACGCATGTCTAGCGTCGAAATCGACACCGTGATGCCGCAGGACCTGATCAACGCCAAGCCCGCAGCGGCGGCTGTGCGTGAATTCTTCGGCTCAAGCCAGCTGTCGCAGTTCATGGACCAAACCAACCCGCTGTCCGAAGTCACGCACAAGCGTCGCCTGTCGGCCCTCGGGCCGGGCGGTCTGACCCGCGAACGTGCAGGCTTTGAGGTGCGCGACGTGCATCCGACCCACTATGGCCGGATGTGTCCGATTGAAACGCCGGAAGGTCCGAACATCGGTCTGATCAACAGCCTCGCGACCTTTGCGCGCGTGAACAAGTACGGCTTTATCGAAACACCCTACCGCAAGGTCGAGAACGGCACCGTGACTGACGAAGTCAGCTATATGTCCGCGACCGAGGAAATGCGTCACACCGTGGCGCAGGCCAACGCGAACTTGGATGAGAACGGCTCGTTCAAGAACGAACTGGTGTCGACACGGATGAACGGCGACTACACGCTGGCATCGCGCGACACGGTTGACCTGATCGACGTCTCGCCCAAGCAGCTGGTGTCTGTTGCCGCCTCGCTGATCCCGTTCCTTGAAAACGACGACGCCAACCGCGCGCTGATGGGCTCGAACATGCAACGTCAGGCCGTGCCACTGCTGCAGGCCGAAGCACCGCTTGTCGGCACCGGCATCGAAGAGGTCGTGGCCCGCGATTCAGGTGCTGCGATCATGGCGAAACGTGCGGGTATCATCGACCAGGTCGATGCGTCCCGTATCGTTGTGCGCGCCACCGCAGATCTAGAGGTCGGCGACCCCGGCGTTGACATCTACCGGATGCGCAAGTTCCAGCGTTCCAACCAGAACACCTGCATCAACCAGCGTCCGCTGGTGAAGGTGGGTGACACCGTCCAGAAAGGCGAAGTGATTGCCGATGGGCCAAGCACCGACATGGGTGAACTGGCGCTGGGCAAGAACGTGGTCGTCGCGTTTATGCCGTGGAACGGCTACAACTACGAAGACTCGATCCTGATCTCCGAGCGTATCGTGCGCGACGACGTCTTCACCTCGATCCACATCGAGGAATTTGAAGTCGCCGCCCGTGACACCAAGCTTGGGCCAGAGGAAATCACCCGCGACATCCCGAACGTGGGCGAGGAAGCCCTGCGCAACCTCGACGAAGCCGGCATCGTCTACATTGGTGCCGAAGTGGGCCCGGCAGACATTCTGGTTGGTAAGATCACACCAAAAGGCGAAAGCCCAATGACGCCAGAAGAAAAGCTGCTGCGCGCCATCTTTGGTGAGAAAGCGTCCGACGTGCGCGACACCTCCCTGCGCCTGCCGCCGGGTGACTTTGGCACGATCGTTGAGGTCCGCGTCTTCAACCGTCACGGCGTCGAAAAAGACGAACGTGCGCTGCAGATCGAGCGGGAAGAGGTCGAACGCCTCGCCCGCGACCGCGACGACGAATTGGTGATCCTTGACCGGAACATCTACGCCCGTCTGAAAGGCATGATCCTTGGCAAAACGGCTGTCAAAGGCCCCAAAGGCTTCAAGGCCAACTCTGAGATCACCGAAGAGGTGCTGGAAGAGCTGTCCAAAGGCCAGTGGTGGCAGTTGGCGCTGAAAGACGAGGCTGACGCACAAGTGGTCGAGGCCCTGAACGAGCAGTACGAGGCGCAAAAGCGCACGCTGGATGCCCGTTTTGAAGACAAGGTCGAAAAGGTCCGCCGCGGCGATGATCTGCCCCCGGGCGTGATGAAGATGGTCAAGGTCTTCGTGGCTGTGAAGCGCAAGCTGCAGCCCGGCGACAAGATGGCCGGTCGTCACGGCAACAAGGGTGTCATTTCCAAGGTTGTGCCGATGGAAGACATGCCGTTCCTTGCGGATGGTACACCGGTTGACTTCTGTCTGAACCCGCTGGGTGTGCCGTCGCGTATGAACGTGGGGCAAATCCTTGAAACGCACATGGGCTGGGCCGCGCGCGGTCTGGGCCTTGAGATTGACGAAGCCTTGGGTGAATACCGCCGCTCCGGCGATCTGACACCTGTGCGTGAAGCGATGAAGATTGCCTACGGCGATGATGTCTATTCCGAAGGCCTTGAAGGCATGGATGAGGATCATCTGGTCGAAGCCGCAGGCAATGTCACACGCGGTGTGCCGATTGCCACGCCGGTCTTTGACGGTGCCAAAGAGGGTGACGTGAACGACGCGCTGGTGCGTGCCGGGTTCTCAACCTCTGGTCAGTCGATCCTGTTTGACGGTCGCACCGGTGAACAGTTCAGCCGTCCAGTAACGGTCGGGGTCAAGTACCTGCTGAAACTGCACCACCTGGTCGATGACAAGATCCACGCGCGTTCCACCGGGCCTTACAGCCTTGTCACGCAGCAGCCTCTGGGTGGTAAAGCCCAGTTCGGCGGCCAGCGTTTCGGGGAAATGGAAGTCTGGGCACTGGAAGCCTACGGCGCGGCTTACACCTTGCAGGAAATGCTCACGGTCAAGTCGGACGATGTGGCAGGCCGGACCAAGGTCTATGAGTCGATCGTCAAGGGCGAGGACAATTTCGAGGCCGGTGTGCCTGAATCGTTCAACGTGCTCGTGAAAGAAGTCCGGGGCCTCGGCCTCAACATGGAACTCCTGGATGCGGAGGATGGCGAGTAA